From the Paenibacillus sp. MMS20-IR301 genome, the window AGGCTCGGGGCAAGGGATTATCTGCTCAAGCCGATCGGCAAAACCAAGCTGACCGAGCTGATCGACAGCCTGGCTACAGAAATCCAGCAGGATAATCACATCTCCCGCCAGGGCGAGCGGCTGAGGACCAGTCTGCGGTTTCTCCGCGAGGGCGTCTTTCAGCGGCTGGCCTCGGGCCTCGATATCGGCAACCTCGACCTTGAGCCGTTTATTGAGGATTACAACCAATTCTCGCTGGTGCTGATCCAGCTTGATTCCGGTGACCGGAGCGTCCGGCTGGAGCACTTCATTGTCGAGAATGTGCTGTCGGAGCTGATCGACCTGCACGGTCGGGGCTTTGTTGCCAGCTATGACCGGCAGAGCCTGCTCGGCCTGGTCACACTGGCGGATAACATCCGGGTCGAACAATTCCAGGAGGAGGTTAAAGCCCATCTGACGCACTATCTGAAGATCCCGTTTCAGATTATCCACTCGGGTCTATGCTACGACTTCAATACCGTGCCGCTGGTCGTGAAGCGGATGCGTGAGGCTTCAGCCTCCCAGGCACCCCGACTGGAGCCGATGAAAGGCAGCGGCGAGAAGGCGATCGATGTGGCCCTGCATTATATCAAGGAGCATTTCTATGAGGATCTGTCCCTCGAGAAAATGGCTTCAGTCGTCTTCCTCAACCCGGCTTATTTCAGCCAGCTCTTCAAGCAGAAGACCGGGCAAGGCTACAAGGAATACGTCACCTCGCTCCGTCTGGAGCAGGCGAAGCTGCTGTTGCTGAATCCGAAGCTGAAGCTGGCGGACATTGCGGAGCGGGTCGGCTATCAGGACATGCGCCACTTCACGCAGATGTTCCGTAAGAAGTATCAGCTGACGCCGACGGAATACCGCCAGCAGGAGAGCATTAACATCCAAATGAGCAAAGGGAGTCCGCCGCAATAAGCGGGAGTACAGGTGCACGAAGCGTGGATACCCGCGCCTAAGCATAATAAAAAGAAGCTGAGCCGGTAATCGAAACCGGTTCAGCTTCTTTTTATTATTTTCAAATTTAGAAGCTGTTCAAATTGTTGAAGTTGCTGAAGTTGTTGAAGTAGTCTCCAGGGTAGTTGCTGACATCATTAAAGATGGCAACCATGAGAACGAACAGCAGGATAAGAGCCACATAAATAAGCGTGCCGACAATGCCGCAGATCAGACCGGCGATGGCCAGCCCCCGGCCCTGCTCGTAGCGCAGGCGGATCTCTTTGAAGGAGAGCGCGGCAAGAATAATTGAAATGATCCCAAAAATCAGTCCGATGAAGGGAGTCAAAATAGAGAGAATGCCGAGGACCAGCGAAGCGATTGCTTTGCCGTTTGTCTGGTCCTGCTGTGGCGGCGGCGGATACGGATGATAATACTGCTGATCTTCATATGACGGGGGTTGAACATTCATAAATGGGCTCCTTTATCGTGTGAGCAATGCTCCATAGTCAAATACATACTACATAGAGTATATAATATTAAACGGCTTGAGATAATTATTTTTGTAAAAGCTGTTCCGGGGTATAGTTAATCCAGTGCTCCAGCTTCACTGCGAGCTTAAGTCCAAGCGACTCGGCCAGAGTGATTGAGGCAAGATTATCTTCCAGCACCTGATAACGCGGGATGTAGCCTCTTTGCAGGGTATGGGCTAATGCTGTGCGGACAACCCGCTGTGCAAGCCCTTTTCTTCTGGCGGCAGGAACTGTATGTACGGCCCCGATCTCCCAGATGCTCTCTTCATTACGGAACACAATACAGGTGCTGAGCGGCAGTTCCCCGTCAAATAAGGTTGCAGAGAATGCGCCTGCCTGAAAGTACCCGCGGATTTCCTCCAGCGAATAATCATTGGCCGTCCAGAGCGGCAGCAGCCGTTCATCCAGATCCTCACTGACTAGACAATCCGCATCCGGTATGAAACTCTGGTCTTCAGCTGTGGAGTAGGAGTAAATGCTCCGGACCTTGAGCAGCTTAAAATAAGGTGCCAGTTCCTTAAGATACGCTTCCTTTTGAAGCTTAAAGACGTATCTTGCATCCATTGGCAGCAGCGCAAGCAAAGCCTGGAACACTTCAGGGTGGCAGTAATCCATCATCACCACTGTATCCGCCTCCGGGTAGGTGCGCTTGTCATATGCGAAGGTGCCGGCAGGCATCAGCAGGAGTACTCCCCAGTGCGCTTGTTGTTCGATCAGGTAACTATCTATTTTATCATGATAGGCGGTCATCATTTTGAGCAGCGTGATATTGCGGAGCGGATGCTGGCGCAGTCTGGACATTACAGCTTCATAGTGGCTCACAGGATTTGGACCTCCGTTTCTATTCTAAGGTTGCTCCTCTATTATCCATAATTTACAATAGAATTGATAGATTCATTTTGTCTGCCTAAAGGAGAGAGAACAAATGCTGGTAGCCCAATTATATTTGAATGGCGCCTGTTCGGAAGCGATTGAAGTGTATCAACAGGCTTTTAAAACGGAGATTGATTCGATTATGTATGATCCCGATAAAGAACCTGATCAATTCGTGTTTCATGCCGAGATGCATATTCTTGGAACCCGGGTGATGCTCAGTGATTTTGGCGGACAAAAGTGTGCTGGTGCTGAATCGACAATGGAGCTTGTCGCCGTGTTCGAGAACGAAGAAGCATTAAGAGAGGCCTATAATATACTCATCGACGGCGGCACAATCATTACTCCGATAGGTCCAACCTTTTATAGTGTATGCTTAACGTCTTTGACCGACAGATTTGGCGTCCGCTGGTGCTTCATGGTCTAGAAATAGAACAGCAGCAGACCAGGCGCTTCATTCGTCCTCGGCTGCTGCTGAATTATCAGTTGCTGGGGTCAGGTTTCGTTCTTGGTCACGCCATTCAAGCTTGGCACATAATCCTCTGCTTTATCCGGATCCAGCATTTGGGGAATCTCGGTGATACTGGCGTGGTTCTGCTGATTGTGCTTTTTGTCAGCCTTGTTATTGGCCCGGGAATACTTGGGATCTGCGTCATTCTTCGGCATGCGGTTCACCTCCGTCTCTGTAGGATAGTATGGGTTGTAGTTTGGATTTTATCCCAGAGGGTCCGGGCAGTTAAGCTTGCTCTGATTTATCCATAATTCACAATAGGAATGTTAAGAATAGGGGGAGAGTACCATCGCTGAGCGAACAAAAGTTGTTGAAGTAGTGCCATACGATCCGGCCTGGAAAGCGGAGTATGCCCGGATTGAAGCACGGATGCTGGAGATATGCGGCGATCTGATTATCACGGCTGAGCATGTGGGCAGTACCTCCATCGAGGGGCTGGCAGCCAAGCCGGTAATCGATATTGATCTGGTAATGGACAGCTATGACGATCTGCCGGCGATCATTGAGAGATTGGCAGCATTCGGTTATGAGCATCAGGGAAACCTGGGGATTGAAGGCCGGGAAGCGTTCCGGGGCACGCAGGATGACGGATTCATGAAATTTCATCTTTATGTCTGCCCGAAGGACGGCAAAGGCTATCTGGAGCATATTGCCTTCCGCGATTATCTGCGCAGCAGCCCTGCGGCCAGCCAAGAGTATCAGGCGGTTAAACAGCGGCTTGCGGAGAAGTACCGGTATAATATTGACGCCTACTGTGAAGGCAAGACCTCGTTTGTAACGTCAATTCTTCAACAGGCGGCTGCAAAATAAAAAAAGATCAACAGAGAAGCTCCGGGAAGGAGGGGATTTGCCGGTCTTTTGCATAGATAAGGGGATATCTTCAGTTCTAAGAGGAAGCACAGGGATAGTTGTATAATGTGCAATTAAATGGAACGAAAAGGTATTGTTCGATTGGATAGCTGCAGTCTGTACAACTAAATTTGCCCAAATACGTTAAAACAAGCTGCTCGTGGCAGTTTAGTTGCGCGAAATACAGCTAAACCGATAATAGATAGATTATCAGATCATTTAGTTGTACGAAGGAGTCAATTTCATAATTCAAAACCCTTGCTATATCTGGTTTTGTTGAGCATAGAAAAAGGAGTACCTCCCCACATTCTCGAATTTATAGGCGACGAAACCCACCCGAGAACGAAAAGAGGTAATCCCTATTTATTCAATTCGACAAGAAGAACTGTTTTCCTTTAAGGAATTGTTCCAGATGAACCCCGAAGATAAATACAACCATATTTTTGAGCACTTAGATCTCTCCAAGGTGCTGCACACCCTCCGGAAAAAGAGTAACCGTGGCCGACCCGAAAAACTGAATGTACCTGCGATGATCTATTCATTGCTCATCGCCAAAATGGAGAACATCGAGTTTATTTCTTCTCTGGTCTGGCGTCTTTTGCACAGTGAAGAGTTTCGGGCGCAGTGCCGATTTACCGGCTCCGACAATATCCCGAGTGAAGCCTCGTATTCCCGTTTGATTCATGCGCTAGAGCAAACCGGAATGCTCGAGAACCTGCAGGATTCGTTGGTCCTGTCTGCCCTAGAGGAAGGGTTTGTTAGCGGTACACATCTCGCCGTGGATTCCTCTATTGTGGAGGCTTGGGATTGCCAATTCAGCGAAGCTGCGGCGAAACGCCGCGCCGCTCGCCGTCCACCAAAGCCAAGTGAGGCTTCGGTGGCAGAGCCGCAGCTCCAGTTTGAACTCCCGGAGCCGAAGCCCACCGTAGTGAACGGGCCACCGAAGAAACCTGCCTACGCCAAGCGTGGACGTCCATCGCATGCAGAACGAGAATGCCGACGGGAGGAACAAGAAGCTTATGAACAAAGCCTCGGACCGTTTCAGAAAACCATTGAAGCAATGTTGCCTTACACCTATGACGAACTGTTGGCCGCGCTGCCCCGGCATGCCGCACGTTGTGACAAGAAAAATACGAAGGGGCGACTCACCAGTTATTACGGGTTCAAGGCAAATCTGCTGGTTGATACGGACAGTCAATATATTGTTAGTGGCTTATGGAGTTCAGCGAATCCCAATGACCAGCGTATGGCGGTTGTTCTCCTCAAAGGCCTGCTTCTGAAGTTCCCTTCGCTAAACGTAAAGCATATCTTGGGCGACAAAGGGTATGACAGTTCAGCCATTTACCAGTTGATTCATTCCTTAGGCGCTTTTCCTATTATTAAAATGATTCACCACAAAAAACCGCCCGAGGGGATGAACCAGGATTACACCCCTGTGTGCTCGCAGGGACACGCCTACCGTTACGACAGTTTCGATGCCAAATACGAAACGCTGCGTTACACCAGGCCGAACCAGTGTAAAGACTGTCCATTTTCCGAATCCGGCTGCCAAAAAGTGTTTAAGATCCGAATTCAAACCGATTTGCGAAAGCACGCTTACCCAGCAAGAGGGAGCGAGAGCTTTACGCAACTGTATAACAAACGAACGGCTGTAGAACGTGTTTTTGCCTACCTCAAAGAGTATTTTGGGATGAAACGCACACGTCACCGCGGCGTCCGGGCAAGTGTCGATTTCCAGCTCAGCACATTGGCCTACAATTTGAGTAAGTTTGCGCTAGACAAGTTGAACAAGCAGTTGAGTAACTCCCAGCAAGTGGCCTAACTTTTTTTAAAAAACAAACTCAGCTTTTGGCCCAGTCTTGCTATCCAGCAAACTGAATTATGAAATTGACTCCGAAGTACACTTAAATAAACAGATCGTTTTTGGTATAAAACAAACCCGCTGCTCTACGAGCTTACGTTACTCCAAAATCCGGGGGCAGACGGCCTGTCTGGCAGCACTGCGGTATACGCTGTGACCCCGGCCGGCCCGCCGAAACCGAAGGTTCTCCAGGGGTTAAGCTGCGGTGAACCGAAGCAGACATGCGCCTCACAGGCGGTGTTGTCGCAGACCATGGACCATAATGTGCCGAAGCCCTCGCTGTAATGATGACAGCAGACTCCTGCCGGATACACGCTGCCTGCGGCTGCTTTCATGGCTGCGACGGGATCTTTGGCCATCTGTTCACCGGTCAGGGCCAGCCGCGCTGCATCATATCTTGCCTGCGAGTTCTCCATGAGCTGCAGATTATGTACCTGCATCGGAGGAAGGGTATAGTGGTTGGCCGATATAACCAGCTTATCGGTACTGACGGCTGCGGCCGCCTGATACTGAATTTCTTTATGTGTACCCGCGGCTTCAACCAGGGCAGTGGAACCGGCAGCATCGGAGATCAGGAAATTACGGTAGTCGGAGACGGGCATACTGCGCAGAAGCAGCACGGCTTCTTCAGCAGTCTCACAGCTGTCCAGCAGGGCCCGTACCACTCCCGGAAAAACAAACCCCTCGCCGGTCATCACCGGCCGGATTCTCCCCGAGGTGGTGGTTACCGTAAGTCCAGCTTCATTCATCCCGTCATACCGGCCGAACAGCTGCAGTGCAAAGCCGGTATGTGCCGGTTTGCCCTTAACCCGGGTAGTAGTGAGCAGCAGCTGATTATAAGGCTCGTCTTCCCAGCCGAAATCATAAGTACGCATATGGCAGCTGTGTCCGCCTGCTGCGGGGCTGCTCGTAAATGCTGCCTGGGTACAATGGCCGGATGGCTGTAGATAGGAGTAATAGAACACCACAGTCTCCGCAGCTATACCGAGTTCATCAGCGAAGCCCTGGATTTCCTCATTAAGCCCCGGACAATATGCCCCGAAGCTCTCCATTACTTTGCAGGCTGCATCCGGCAGCAGCGGGGGAGCCCCCATGAAGGGTGAGGACATAAACGCAATGAAAGCGGAGTCCTGCTTGTAATAGGCTCCGAGGGCCCGGCCTACCTCATAATGTGTGCCTTCGGTAATGATATGGGTATACTTGGCTGTCTTGCAGGTGGTACTGGACATAGTCTCCATGTATAACTTCCTCTCCCGGTAACTCTCTGCGCAGAGTAGGTTCATTATAACGGTCCTGCGGCAGCGGCGGCAAAGTCCATTCAGGCGAATTTGCCCGGATGGGCAGCCCGGCAAGGAAGCGCATACTTGATATGCTCTCCTTTTCCCGGACAGAGAAGGAAATACTTGTATTTTTGTTATTTTTAAGGTAACTTATTGATATAACTTCCGGATTCAATTTACCCGGGAGCGCTACTTAAATGATGGTATATACAAGCCGAAGAGGAGCATTCCCCCAATGCTCCTTTTTGCGTGGATTAACCTGCAGAACCCTTAAATTGAAGTGCTAAGGCGCAAACGAAACCGTCTGCAGAATATAGCGGATGACGAAGAAGGCAATGATGCTGATCGATGCAAACCCCAGCAGAAACGAAACGATATCTCTCCCTGAACGCTTGTATTTTCGCATAAGGGTCCTCCCCGGAATAATGTACTGGAATATGAACGCGGTAGATCCTTTCAAAATTTCCATATCCAAAGTTTACTATATCTATCCATAGTATACCTAATCATTTCATGCAATACAGCACGGCGAATCCAGCTTTTCACTAGAACAGTTCATCAGCTGCCTGCTCCGGATGCTCCCGGTATTTGTTATTGCTGCGAAAAATAAGCTAGAATGAAGATACGCAGTAAGTCTGCCATGAACTTATTCACATCTTTTGGAGGAGCCCGACTATGACAGATTATAATGCACGGAATGAAAATGATCCGCTTAACAGGACACTGCTGAGCGAAGCCGGACTTGGTCCGCAGGAAGCGCTTGACCTTACCAATTGTGACAAGGAGCCGATCCATATTCCCGGGTTCATTCAGCCGCATGGTGTACTGCTGGCTGTGACGCAGGATAACGGAAGCATTATTGTACAAGCCAGCCGGAACACAGATTCGCTGCTGGGACTGGACGCTGAAGCCCTGCTTGGAACGCCAATGGCAGAGCTTGTTGGTGACAGTCAGCTGGCGGCACTGCTCGAACGCAGTGTGAATGCCAAGGAAACTGCAGATTTACAGTATATTGTGCTTAACATAGAAGTTGCAGGAAAGATCACAGAGTTCTTCAGCATTATCCACGAGAGTGAAGGTCTGATGATTGTTGAGCTGGAGCCTGCTTCTGCCGATGAAAGTGACAGCACCAATGATTTTGAATGGATCCGTACTTTTTTCGGGCGGATCAAGAATACAGCGAACCGGATCGAAGCCAGCCAGGTTGCGGCAGAACAGGTGAAGGAGATGCTGGGATATGACCGGGTGATGATCTATGAATTTGACGAGCAGTGGAACGGAAAGGTCATAGCTGAGGCGAAGGAAGCCGGGCTTGAGCCGTTCCTCGGCCATCATTATCCGGCATCTGACATTCCGAAGCAGGCCCGTGAGCTGTATCTGCGTAACTGGCTGCGGACGATTGTCGATGTCCATTATGTGCCTGTTCCGATTATTCCGGTGCTGCAGCCCCTGACGGGGAAGCCGCTGAATCTCAGCCTGTCCATTCTGCGCAGTGTCTCCCCGCTGCACATAGAATACCTGCAGAATATGGGTGTTGGTGCGACCACGACCATCTCACTCATTCATGATAACAAGCTTTGGGGACTGGTGACCTGCCATCATTATTCACCCAAATACGTCCCGCACCGTGTCCGTAACCTGTGCAATTTCCTCGGCGCCTTCTTCTCAAGCGAGCTGTATCAGCGCCAGCAGCTGGATACCTATCAGACAGAGCTGCAGATGCGCAATAAGGCAGCGAGAATTGCCTCTGCATTCTCCGGCAACACCAGCTCCTTCCGCATTATTGAGCAGCTGGGAGAGGAGAAAGAGACGCTGCTCACCATGATGGAGGCTTCCGGCGCAGCTGTCTGCTACCAGGACCGGCTGATGCTGTACGGGACTACTCCGGCTCCCGGTCAGGTACGGGAGCTGGCCGGCTGGCTCTCGGGCAGAGCCAAGGATTACACCTACAGCACCTCGCGTCTAAGTCTGGAATACGAGGCAGCCAAAGCATATAAAGACAAAGCATCCGGGGTCATGTATCTGGCCTTATCTCCCGGGCAGCAGAACTATATGATCTGGTTCCGGCCGGAGGTGGTGGAGATCGTGGACTGGGCTGGAGATCCGGCCAAGGCTGTAATCCAGGAGAATGACGGAGTGCGGCTGTCTCCCCGTAAATCTTTTGAGAAATGGCGCCAGGTCGTCCAGTCTACCTCACTTCCCTGGAAGGAGCAGCACCTTAATATACTGCCGCAGCTCCAGTCGATTCTGCAGGGACAGACCGAGCATCAGCTGCGGCAGGCTGAAGAGCAGGCGCTGCAGACCGCACGCAGCCTCCGCCATAATGAGCAGCGGTATCTCCAGCTGATGGAGCTGTCCCCGGTAGCGTTCTTCATGATTACGGATGAACGTATCACCTACCAGAATAAACAGGCTCTTGCATTGATGGAAGTGGAGAAGGAGAAGACGCTGATCGGGAAGCCGTTCCAGAATTATGTTCATACCGGCTTCCGCGCTGCCTTACAGCAGTATTTCCTGAAGCTTAGCCGGGATTCCAGCCAGGTCATCACCGGAAGCGGACAATTCCTGACTGCTGACGGGAATCTGCTTGAATTGAATTTGACTCTGGCTTCCGTATTTCATGGAGGCAAACCGTCTATTATGGCTGTCCTCAGCAAAGAATCGGCAACGGATGCGAAGGGCGGGGACTATACCAGTGCAACGAGCCAGCTGCAGAGTTATCTGGCAACAGACCCGTTAACCGATCTGCCCAACCGGCAGGCGTTCATGCAGGAGTTGGAGCAGAAGTGGAAGGATAGCTTGCAGGAACAGCATCCGCTGCTCATACTGTCCATTGATATAGATAACTTCCATGCCTACAATGCTGTGCACGGATTAAAGGGCGGTGATCTGTGCATTCAGTCTGTAGCCGATGCAGTGAACCTGATTGCCAGACAGCACGGCGGCTTCGTCGCCCGCTTTAGCGGGGCAGCTTTTATTCTCACTTTGAGCGGAACTTCTGGCGGGGAGGCAGAGCAGCTGGCAGAAGAAATCCGCAAAGGTGTCTACGATCTGCAGATTCCCCGTGACCGTTATGAGGAAGAGGGAGTAGTTACGGTGAGTATCGGCGGCCTGTTGAAGCTGCCTCTCCCTGCTGACCGTCCAGCGGATTATATTGCTGCAGCGGAGAAGGCGCTGCACGAGGCCAAGACCGGCGGAAAGAACCGGGTAGTGCTTCACCCATAATGAACCTCTGTATCGGAAGATGCCGGGTGTGGTCCTGACTGGACTGCATCCGGCATCTTTTTGAGTCAGCCTCGAAGCCAAAGCCCCACTTTGTGGGGTTATTTTGTGCTGTTTGACGGTGCGTCCAATCCGCTGGTGAGCACAAGCATACATTACAGCATAATCGGTTTATGAGCCTGTAGCTTATCCTTTCTCAAAAAGCCTGCAGCTGCGGTAAACCTAAACGGAGGTGGAACGCCAGTGTCTGTCCAGAAGCATATGTTAGCATCCGGTACTCCGTATGCTACGCCTTATTATGTTATAAGCGGTGTCAGCCCCGGTCCCGTATTTATGATCATATCGGGGATCCACGGCAATGAGCCGGCAAGCACCCGGGCTGCCCAGGCGTTAGCCGGCAGTTTCCTCCGCGGGGAGATGACTCTGCGCCGGGGCAAGCTGATTATTGTTCCGCTGGTGAATGTTATAGCCCGCCGTAAAGGGATACGCGGCCGGCCGGACCTGAACCGGACCTTCCCGGCAGGAGCAGGCTCAAAGGCCAGCCATCCGTTATCCGCAGCACTGTATCAGCTCGCCTTGCGTTACCGTCCGTCCTGGTATCTGGATCTGCACGAAGCGAACGGGCTGTCACAGCTTAATCCGCGGCGGGTCGGCCAGACGCTGCTGATCAGCCGGGGCAGCAGCGCTACAGGGACTGCACGGCGGATCATCCGGCGGATGAACCGGTCCATTACAAACAAAGCATACCGCTTCAATCTCCGCCAGCGGGAACGTGCCGGAACCTCGCGGCTGGCCGTGCAGCATCTCGGAGCCAGGGCTGTTACCGTTGAGACGTGCTGGAGCCTGGACTTCCCCCTCCGCGTGCGGCTGCAGAAGGAGGTAGTCTGCCATTTCCTCTGGGTGGCCGGTGTGTTATAAGATTCGCTGCTGTGCAGCTTCCTGAGCAGCATAAGCAGTTGGAACAGAACAGGCAGCTTGGAATCCTGCTGACGGCAGGAAGCTGCCTGTTCTGTCATACATAGCATTACTTAGAATCGTTAGCGGTACGGGTTGACAACATTGATCATAGTGTATATATTACATATATACATTAAATACAAAGATTACAAAGGATGCTGGTGCCAGAGCATGAATATTTTGATATCAAGTACTTCCGGTGAACCGATCTATGCCCAGATCGCGGGACAAGTCCGCCAGATGATTCTCCAGGGGGAGCTGGTCTCCGGGACACCGCTGCCTTCCATCCGCTTGCTTGCCAAGGAGCTGCAGATCAGTGTCATTACGACGAAGCGGGCTTATGAGGAGCTGGAGCGGGAGGGGCTGATTAACTCCATCGTCGGGAAGGGCTCTTTTGTCTCCGGGGCAGATCAGGAATATATCCGGGAGCAGCGTCTGCGGATCGTTGAGAACAAACTGAAGGAAATTATTGATGAGAGCAGACTGCTGGGTATGGAATATGCTGAGCTGGCGGAGATGCTGAAGCTGCTCTACGAAGAGGAGGAAGAATAGAGATGGGCAATGTAATCCAACTGGACCATTTAAGCAAAAGCTACGACCGGTTTGACCTGCGGGATATTTCCCTTTCGGTTAAGGAAGGCTTCATTACCGGGCTGATCGGCCCGAACGGTGCAGGCAAGACCACGCTGATCCGCATGATGATGGGTATGACCCATCCGGATCAAGGCAGCATCACAATGTTCGGCCAGAATAACCAGCAGCATCAGGCAGCCGTTAAGGAGCGTATCGGTTATGTGTCGGATGAGAATATCTATTATGAGAATCTTACGATCAGGCAGATGAAAAGGATTATAGCCCCGTTCTACGCCCGCTGGGATGAGGATACCTATGTGAAGTTTCAGGAGCTGTTCAAGCTGTCTCCGGGCAAGAAGATCAAGGACCTGTCCAAGGGGATGAAAATCAAATTCTCGCTCGCCATCGCCCTTTCGCACGGTGCCGACCTGCTGATTATGGATGAACCGACCTCAGGGCTTGATCCGATCTTCCGCAGGGAGATGCTGGAGCTGCTAAGCGAACATATCCAGGATGAGAAGAAATCAATTCTGTTCTCCACGCATAATACTACGGATCTGGACCGGATCGCCGACTACATAGTGTTCATCAATGAGGGACGGATTATATTTAACGAGATGAAGGAAACGCTGAGTGAGCAATATCTGCTGGTTAAAGGCAAGAAGGAGCTGCTCGACCGGGATGTCCGG encodes:
- a CDS encoding ABC transporter ATP-binding protein translates to MGNVIQLDHLSKSYDRFDLRDISLSVKEGFITGLIGPNGAGKTTLIRMMMGMTHPDQGSITMFGQNNQQHQAAVKERIGYVSDENIYYENLTIRQMKRIIAPFYARWDEDTYVKFQELFKLSPGKKIKDLSKGMKIKFSLAIALSHGADLLIMDEPTSGLDPIFRREMLELLSEHIQDEKKSILFSTHNTTDLDRIADYIVFINEGRIIFNEMKETLSEQYLLVKGKKELLDRDVRRWFVGLRESGLGFEGLIRNRAEGEHYFKDTAICEQPTLEEIMYFTVKGSEAHV